Proteins encoded by one window of Cannabis sativa cultivar Pink pepper isolate KNU-18-1 chromosome 4, ASM2916894v1, whole genome shotgun sequence:
- the LOC115714105 gene encoding ras-related protein RABH1e codes for MATVSPLAKYKLVFLGDQSVGKTSIITRFMYDKFDTTYQATIGIDFLSKTMYLEDRTVRLQLWDTAGQERFRSLIPSYIRDSSVAVIVYDVANRQSFLNTSKWIEEVRTERGTDVIIVLVGNKTDLVDKRQVSIEEGDAKSREFGVMFIETSAKAGFNIKPLFRKIAAALPGMETLSSTKQEDMVDVNLKPTVNSSQMEQQGGGCSC; via the exons ATGGCAACGGTGTCTCCTTTGGCCAAATACAAGCTCGTCTTTCTCGGTGATCAATCCGTAGGCAAGACCAGCATCATTACACGCTTCATGTACGACAAATTCGATACCACCTATCAG GCCACAATAGGCATCGACTTTttatccaaaacaatgtatctTGAAGATCGGACAGTTCGTTTGCAGCTTTG GGATACTGCAGGACAAGAAAGGTTCAGGAGTTTAATTCCAAGCTACATCAGGGATTCATCTGTAGCAGTAATAGTTTATGACGTCGCAA ATAGACAATCATTTCTTAACACAAGCAAATGGATTGAGGAAGTACGTACAGAGCGGGGTACTGATGTCATTATCGTTCTTGTCGGAAACAAAACTGATCTCGTTGATAAAAG GCAAGTTTCTATAGAGGAAGGAGACGCCAAGTCCCGTGAGTTTGGAGTTATGTTCATAGAGACTAGTGCAAAAGCAGGATTTAATATCAAG CCTCTTTTCCGTAAAATCGCGGCTGCCTTGCCTGGGATGGAGACGCTTTCTTCCACAAAACAGGAAGATATGGTCGACGTAAACCTTAAGCCGACAGTTAACTCATCACAGATGGAACAGCAAGGAGGAGGTTGCTCATGCTAG
- the LOC115714104 gene encoding uncharacterized protein LOC115714104 isoform X4 codes for MAAKPSEEANPLVEGTVDGSCNLPVSYSGFQMLKSGFDSGNFPLLVEEASCAGSLKLPSDGSHVQDLFSISVLPQESNDLHCSSHLAFLRFLEVTNPKNDQVYMEAKLNSQNSTDLKMNSTQTFSSCVVDIDVEKMSLKVPESNEKAVESLKSESVLLYLQRVLWRQASVTVGAKLIQLLMNYGTSRGVERVHETPNNQWRRYKRAASFDSRKVVLLFSILSILGTLILIFLTLKVRQSADSIVHV; via the exons ATGGCTGCTAAGCCCTCCGAGGAG GCAAATCCATTGGTTGAGGGAACTGTGGATGGAAGCTGTAACCTACCTGTCAGCTATTCAGGTTTCCAAATGCTGAAGTCAGGTTTTGATTCAGGTAATTTCCCCCTTCTTGTTGAAGAGGCTTCGTGTGCAGGAAGTTTAAAACTCCCCTCGGATGGCTCACAT GTCCAAGATCTCTTTAGCATTTCTGTCTTGCCCCAAGAGAGCAATGATCTACATTGTTCTTCTCATTTGGCTTTCTTAAGATTTCTAGAAGTTACTAATCCTAAGAACGATCAGGTCTACATGGAAGCAAAACTGAACTCTCAGAACAGCACTGATTTAAAAATGAACAGTACACAGACCTTTTCTTCTTGTGTTGTTGACATAGATGTTGAAAAGATGTCCTTGAAAGTGCCTGAATCTAATGAGAAAGCTGTGGAAAGTTTGAAAAGCGAGAGTGTTTTGCTA TACTTGCAGAGGGTTTTGTGGAGACAAGCAAGTGTAACTGTTGGTGCAAAACTGATCCAACTTCTCATGAATTACGGAACTTCCAGAG GGGTTGAGAGGGTTCATGAAACACCAAATAACCAATGGAGAAGGTACAAACGAGCTGCCTCGTTCGATTCAAGAAAAGTGGTTCTTCTGTTCTCAATCTT GTCAATTTTGGGcacattaattttgatatttctCACGCTCAAAGTCAGGCAGAGTGCTGATAGCATTGTTCATGTCTGA
- the LOC115714104 gene encoding uncharacterized protein LOC115714104 isoform X3, which yields MAAKPSEELQANPLVEGTVDGSCNLPVSYSGFQMLKSGFDSGNFPLLVEEASCAGSLKLPSDGSHVQDLFSISVLPQESNDLHCSSHLAFLRFLEVTNPKNDQVYMEAKLNSQNSTDLKMNSTQTFSSCVVDIDVEKMSLKVPESNEKAVESLKSESVLLYLQRVLWRQASVTVGAKLIQLLMNYGTSRGVERVHETPNNQWRRYKRAASFDSRKVVLLFSILSILGTLILIFLTLKVRQSADSIVHV from the exons ATGGCTGCTAAGCCCTCCGAGGAG ttgcaGGCAAATCCATTGGTTGAGGGAACTGTGGATGGAAGCTGTAACCTACCTGTCAGCTATTCAGGTTTCCAAATGCTGAAGTCAGGTTTTGATTCAGGTAATTTCCCCCTTCTTGTTGAAGAGGCTTCGTGTGCAGGAAGTTTAAAACTCCCCTCGGATGGCTCACAT GTCCAAGATCTCTTTAGCATTTCTGTCTTGCCCCAAGAGAGCAATGATCTACATTGTTCTTCTCATTTGGCTTTCTTAAGATTTCTAGAAGTTACTAATCCTAAGAACGATCAGGTCTACATGGAAGCAAAACTGAACTCTCAGAACAGCACTGATTTAAAAATGAACAGTACACAGACCTTTTCTTCTTGTGTTGTTGACATAGATGTTGAAAAGATGTCCTTGAAAGTGCCTGAATCTAATGAGAAAGCTGTGGAAAGTTTGAAAAGCGAGAGTGTTTTGCTA TACTTGCAGAGGGTTTTGTGGAGACAAGCAAGTGTAACTGTTGGTGCAAAACTGATCCAACTTCTCATGAATTACGGAACTTCCAGAG GGGTTGAGAGGGTTCATGAAACACCAAATAACCAATGGAGAAGGTACAAACGAGCTGCCTCGTTCGATTCAAGAAAAGTGGTTCTTCTGTTCTCAATCTT GTCAATTTTGGGcacattaattttgatatttctCACGCTCAAAGTCAGGCAGAGTGCTGATAGCATTGTTCATGTCTGA
- the LOC115714104 gene encoding uncharacterized protein LOC115714104 isoform X1, whose translation MAAKPSEELQANPLVEGTVDGSCNLPVSYSGFQMLKSGFDSGNFPLLVEEASCAGSLKLPSDGSHVQDLFSISVLPQESNDLHCSSHLAFLRFLEVTNPKNDQVYMEAKLNSQNSTDLKMNSTQTFSSCVVDIDVEKMSLKVPESNEKAVESLKSESVLLYLQRVLWRQASVTVGAKLIQLLMNYGTSRDKTGVERVHETPNNQWRRYKRAASFDSRKVVLLFSILSILGTLILIFLTLKVRQSADSIVHV comes from the exons ATGGCTGCTAAGCCCTCCGAGGAG ttgcaGGCAAATCCATTGGTTGAGGGAACTGTGGATGGAAGCTGTAACCTACCTGTCAGCTATTCAGGTTTCCAAATGCTGAAGTCAGGTTTTGATTCAGGTAATTTCCCCCTTCTTGTTGAAGAGGCTTCGTGTGCAGGAAGTTTAAAACTCCCCTCGGATGGCTCACAT GTCCAAGATCTCTTTAGCATTTCTGTCTTGCCCCAAGAGAGCAATGATCTACATTGTTCTTCTCATTTGGCTTTCTTAAGATTTCTAGAAGTTACTAATCCTAAGAACGATCAGGTCTACATGGAAGCAAAACTGAACTCTCAGAACAGCACTGATTTAAAAATGAACAGTACACAGACCTTTTCTTCTTGTGTTGTTGACATAGATGTTGAAAAGATGTCCTTGAAAGTGCCTGAATCTAATGAGAAAGCTGTGGAAAGTTTGAAAAGCGAGAGTGTTTTGCTA TACTTGCAGAGGGTTTTGTGGAGACAAGCAAGTGTAACTGTTGGTGCAAAACTGATCCAACTTCTCATGAATTACGGAACTTCCAGAG ATAAAACAGGGGTTGAGAGGGTTCATGAAACACCAAATAACCAATGGAGAAGGTACAAACGAGCTGCCTCGTTCGATTCAAGAAAAGTGGTTCTTCTGTTCTCAATCTT GTCAATTTTGGGcacattaattttgatatttctCACGCTCAAAGTCAGGCAGAGTGCTGATAGCATTGTTCATGTCTGA
- the LOC115714104 gene encoding uncharacterized protein LOC115714104 isoform X2, which translates to MAAKPSEEANPLVEGTVDGSCNLPVSYSGFQMLKSGFDSGNFPLLVEEASCAGSLKLPSDGSHVQDLFSISVLPQESNDLHCSSHLAFLRFLEVTNPKNDQVYMEAKLNSQNSTDLKMNSTQTFSSCVVDIDVEKMSLKVPESNEKAVESLKSESVLLYLQRVLWRQASVTVGAKLIQLLMNYGTSRDKTGVERVHETPNNQWRRYKRAASFDSRKVVLLFSILSILGTLILIFLTLKVRQSADSIVHV; encoded by the exons ATGGCTGCTAAGCCCTCCGAGGAG GCAAATCCATTGGTTGAGGGAACTGTGGATGGAAGCTGTAACCTACCTGTCAGCTATTCAGGTTTCCAAATGCTGAAGTCAGGTTTTGATTCAGGTAATTTCCCCCTTCTTGTTGAAGAGGCTTCGTGTGCAGGAAGTTTAAAACTCCCCTCGGATGGCTCACAT GTCCAAGATCTCTTTAGCATTTCTGTCTTGCCCCAAGAGAGCAATGATCTACATTGTTCTTCTCATTTGGCTTTCTTAAGATTTCTAGAAGTTACTAATCCTAAGAACGATCAGGTCTACATGGAAGCAAAACTGAACTCTCAGAACAGCACTGATTTAAAAATGAACAGTACACAGACCTTTTCTTCTTGTGTTGTTGACATAGATGTTGAAAAGATGTCCTTGAAAGTGCCTGAATCTAATGAGAAAGCTGTGGAAAGTTTGAAAAGCGAGAGTGTTTTGCTA TACTTGCAGAGGGTTTTGTGGAGACAAGCAAGTGTAACTGTTGGTGCAAAACTGATCCAACTTCTCATGAATTACGGAACTTCCAGAG ATAAAACAGGGGTTGAGAGGGTTCATGAAACACCAAATAACCAATGGAGAAGGTACAAACGAGCTGCCTCGTTCGATTCAAGAAAAGTGGTTCTTCTGTTCTCAATCTT GTCAATTTTGGGcacattaattttgatatttctCACGCTCAAAGTCAGGCAGAGTGCTGATAGCATTGTTCATGTCTGA